The following are from one region of the Gryllotalpicola protaetiae genome:
- a CDS encoding DUF3039 domain-containing protein, with translation MSISEPGGPLEGGSTATLDRELEELLERESIEEGDHDRFSHYVKKEAILESAVTGKPVKALCGKVWVPGRDPEKFPVCPDCKKIYDSLAA, from the coding sequence ATGAGCATCTCCGAACCCGGCGGACCCCTCGAAGGCGGCAGCACCGCGACACTCGACCGCGAGCTCGAGGAGCTGCTGGAGCGCGAATCCATCGAAGAGGGCGACCACGATCGGTTCTCGCACTACGTGAAGAAGGAAGCGATCCTCGAGTCGGCCGTGACGGGCAAGCCTGTGAAGGCGCTGTGCGGCAAAGTGTGGGTGCCGGGGCGCGATCCGGAGAAGTTCCCGGTGTGCCCCGACTGCAAGAAGATCTACGACTCGCTCGCGGCCTGA
- a CDS encoding ABC transporter ATP-binding protein: MSTVETVSAAAALEVAGTAVELVGVVKTYAGHQALAGVDLRVEPGEFIALLGPSGCGKTTALRALSGLEQIDGGRILIDGKDVAQIAVNKRDIGMVFQSYSLFPHMTALQNVEFGLRMRKVDASARRTRATEALELVGLGHLAERYAHQLSGGQQQRVALARALVTRPRVLLLDEPLSALDAKVRVSLRDEIRRIQKDLGITTLFVTHDQEEALAVADRVAVMNSGDIEQIGTPEELYLNPRTSFVADFVGLSNKLDGNVAGGVVTVYGQPLNVLGEAPAAGPVTAFVRPEDIALTADAGLPATVVSTSFLGSLRRTFVRLADETVVAVQHDVSDKPQPGEGVALRFKGRPVAVSPKD, from the coding sequence ATGTCCACCGTCGAAACCGTCTCAGCCGCAGCAGCGCTCGAGGTCGCCGGCACCGCCGTCGAGCTCGTCGGGGTCGTCAAGACCTATGCAGGCCACCAAGCGCTTGCCGGCGTCGACCTGCGCGTCGAACCCGGGGAGTTCATCGCCCTGCTCGGCCCGTCGGGCTGCGGCAAGACGACCGCGCTGCGTGCGCTGTCGGGCCTCGAGCAGATCGACGGCGGCCGCATCCTGATCGACGGCAAGGACGTCGCGCAGATCGCGGTCAACAAGCGCGACATCGGCATGGTGTTCCAGTCGTACTCGCTGTTCCCGCACATGACAGCGCTGCAGAACGTCGAATTCGGGCTGCGCATGCGCAAGGTGGATGCCTCGGCCAGACGCACCCGCGCGACGGAGGCGCTCGAGCTGGTCGGCCTCGGCCATCTGGCCGAGCGATACGCGCATCAGCTGTCCGGCGGCCAGCAGCAGCGCGTCGCGCTCGCCCGCGCGCTCGTCACCCGGCCGCGTGTGCTGCTGCTCGACGAGCCTCTGTCGGCGCTGGACGCGAAGGTGCGCGTCAGCCTGCGCGACGAGATCCGCCGCATTCAGAAGGACCTTGGCATCACGACCCTGTTCGTCACCCACGACCAGGAGGAGGCGCTCGCCGTCGCCGACCGCGTCGCCGTCATGAACTCGGGCGACATCGAGCAGATCGGCACCCCCGAAGAGCTGTACCTCAACCCGCGCACCTCGTTCGTCGCCGACTTCGTCGGGCTGTCGAACAAGCTCGACGGCAACGTCGCCGGGGGAGTGGTGACCGTCTACGGCCAGCCGCTGAACGTGCTGGGCGAGGCACCTGCTGCCGGCCCGGTGACGGCGTTCGTGCGGCCAGAGGACATCGCACTGACGGCGGATGCGGGGCTGCCGGCCACCGTCGTGTCCACGAGCTTCCTCGGGTCGCTGCGGCGCACCTTCGTGCGGCTCGCCGACGAGACCGTCGTCGCCGTGCAGCACGACGTGAGCGACAAGCCGCAACCCGGCGAGGGCGTCGCGCTGCGGTTCAAGGGGCGGCCCGTCGCGGTCAGCCCCAAGGATTAG
- a CDS encoding NTP transferase domain-containing protein, with translation MTTQIVILAAGMGTRLGRSLPKCLTELVDGRTIMGQQLGNVEAAFGKDAEVTIVVGYRAEEIVERYGDRAKFVYNEQYDQTNTSKSLLRALRASSKGGVLWMNGDVVFDPAALVRAKELIDRGQSFVTVNTSKVSDEEVKYTVDAEGFIDKLSKKVDLGKALGEAVGINFISARDKAGFIRALDKVDAQEYFEGGLELSIGRDGIRVEPMDITDLYAVEVDFAEDLERANHLFA, from the coding sequence GTGACTACACAGATCGTGATTCTGGCCGCGGGCATGGGAACCCGCCTCGGCCGTTCGCTGCCGAAGTGCCTCACCGAGCTCGTCGACGGCCGCACGATCATGGGTCAGCAGCTCGGCAACGTCGAGGCGGCCTTCGGGAAGGACGCCGAGGTGACCATCGTCGTCGGCTACCGCGCCGAAGAGATCGTGGAGCGCTACGGCGACCGCGCGAAGTTCGTCTACAACGAGCAGTACGACCAGACCAACACCAGCAAGAGCCTGCTCCGCGCCCTGCGCGCGTCGAGCAAGGGCGGCGTGCTGTGGATGAACGGCGATGTGGTCTTCGACCCCGCCGCTCTCGTCCGCGCCAAGGAGCTCATCGACCGCGGCCAGAGCTTCGTCACCGTGAACACCTCGAAGGTCTCAGACGAAGAGGTCAAGTACACCGTCGACGCCGAGGGCTTCATCGACAAGCTCTCGAAGAAGGTCGATCTCGGCAAGGCGCTCGGCGAGGCCGTCGGCATCAACTTCATCTCGGCCCGTGACAAGGCCGGCTTCATCCGCGCACTCGACAAGGTCGACGCGCAGGAGTACTTCGAGGGCGGCCTCGAGCTGTCGATCGGCCGTGACGGCATCCGCGTCGAGCCGATGGACATCACCGACCTGTACGCCGTGGAGGTCGACTTCGCGGAAGACCTCGAGCGCGCGAACCATCTCTTCGCGTAG
- a CDS encoding ABC transporter ATP-binding protein, translating into MSSLPETPPEDGPQTNPISPVEPVAENASSEVKKPTAPRAPRARQTTPRTPAKPRTPAKPRAPRAPRAKAAPKAPPAPIPEPKPTALGIRQLYKRFGGTIALDGVSIDVPEGSFFGIVGPNGAGKTTMLSIVSGLLRPDSGQVVVHDVDVWKQPEHAKRLIGVLPDRLRLFDRLTGAQLLYYSGTLRGLDGHTVKQRVNDLVAAFGLETAVGRLVADYSAGMTKKIALAAALIHSPRVLVLDEPFESVDPVSAANITEILQKYVAAGGTVVLSSHSMDLIQRICDRVAIIVAGVVLDSGTADEVRGQKTLEERFVELAGGRKAAEGLEWLHSFSE; encoded by the coding sequence ATGAGTTCGCTTCCGGAGACGCCACCTGAAGACGGCCCCCAGACGAACCCCATCTCGCCCGTTGAACCGGTCGCGGAAAATGCCTCGTCAGAGGTGAAAAAGCCCACAGCGCCGAGGGCGCCGCGAGCCCGACAGACAACGCCGCGCACGCCGGCGAAGCCACGTACGCCGGCGAAGCCGCGAGCCCCACGGGCCCCGCGTGCGAAGGCCGCTCCGAAGGCTCCGCCCGCGCCGATCCCCGAACCCAAGCCGACCGCCCTCGGCATCCGCCAGCTCTACAAGCGCTTCGGCGGCACCATCGCGCTCGACGGCGTCAGCATCGATGTGCCAGAGGGCTCGTTCTTCGGCATCGTCGGCCCCAACGGCGCAGGGAAGACCACGATGCTGTCGATCGTGAGCGGCCTGCTGCGGCCCGATTCCGGCCAGGTCGTGGTGCACGACGTCGACGTCTGGAAGCAGCCGGAGCACGCGAAGCGGCTGATCGGCGTGCTGCCCGACCGGCTGCGCCTGTTCGACCGCCTGACCGGCGCACAGCTCCTCTACTACTCGGGCACGCTGCGCGGCCTCGACGGCCACACCGTGAAGCAGCGCGTCAACGACCTCGTCGCGGCGTTCGGCCTCGAGACCGCGGTGGGGCGCCTCGTCGCCGATTACTCGGCCGGCATGACGAAGAAGATCGCGCTCGCAGCGGCGCTCATCCACTCGCCGCGTGTGCTCGTGCTCGACGAGCCGTTCGAGTCGGTCGACCCGGTGTCGGCGGCGAACATCACCGAGATCCTGCAGAAGTACGTGGCGGCGGGCGGCACGGTGGTGCTGTCGAGCCACAGCATGGATCTCATCCAGCGCATCTGCGACCGCGTCGCGATCATCGTCGCGGGGGTGGTGCTCGACTCGGGCACCGCAGACGAGGTGCGCGGGCAGAAGACCCTTGAGGAGCGCTTCGTCGAACTGGCTGGGGGGCGCAAGGCGGCGGAGGGCCTGGAGTGGCTGCACAGCTTCTCGGAGTGA